In one Euleptes europaea isolate rEulEur1 chromosome 12, rEulEur1.hap1, whole genome shotgun sequence genomic region, the following are encoded:
- the LOC130485525 gene encoding mid1-interacting protein 1-B-like has translation MEGYFSAVRKMEQTVMFPSLLREVSVDEHDSRWEVAMGDKDLYEYYSLLKSIKQMAEVGPLALDTHTSHVAAGQKEQEGQEKADLEGLFYYHVSGLYRVLTRLTERAKTVTSRYNQIMGQINQSETSLRW, from the coding sequence ATGGAAGGGTACTTCTCTGCTGTCCGCAAGATGGAGCAGACGGTGATGTTCCCCAGCCTCCTCCGGGAGGTCTCCGTGGACGAGCACGACAGCAGATGGGAAGTGGCAATGGGGGACAAAGACCTCTACGAATATTACTCCCTGCTCAAATCCATCAAGCAGATGGCGGAGGTGGGGCCCTTGGCTCTGGACACCCACACCTCGCACGTTGCTGCCGGCCAGAAAGAGCAAGAGGGCCAAGAGAAGGCCGATCTCGAAGGACTCTTCTACTACCACGTCTCGGGCCTGTACCGGGTTCTCACGCGGCTCACCGAGAGGGCCAAGACGGTGACCTCCAGATACAACCAGATCATGGGGCAGATCAACCAGAGCGAGACGTCTCTCAGGTGGTGA
- the LOC130485526 gene encoding mid1-interacting protein 1-B-like has protein sequence MEGYFSAVRKMEQTVMFPSLLREVSVDEHDSGWEVAMGDKDLYEYYSLLKSIKQTAEVGPLALDTHTSHVAAGQKEQEGQEKADLEGLFYYHVSGLYRVLTRLTERAKTVTSRYNQIMGQLRSLSW, from the coding sequence ATGGAAGGGTACTTCTCTGCCGTCCGCAAGATGGAGCAGACGGTGATGTTCCCCAGCCTCCTCCGGGAGGTCTCCGTGGACGAGCACGACAGCGGATGGGAAGTGGCAATGGGGGACAAGGACCTCTACGAATATTACTCCCTGCTCAAATCCATTAAGCAGACAGCGGAGGTGGGGCCCTTGGCTCTGGACACCCACACCTCGCACGTTGCTGCCGGCCAGAAAGAGCAAGAGGGCCAAGAGAAGGCCGATCTCGAAGGACTCTTCTACTATCACGTCTCGGGCCTGTACCGGGTTCTCACGCGGCTCACCGAGAGGGCCAAGACGGTGACCTCCAGATACAACCAGATCATGGGGCAGCTGAGATCTCTCAGCTGGTGA
- the THRSP gene encoding thyroid hormone-inducible hepatic protein, whose amino-acid sequence MEEYFSAVSRMEHAVMFPSLLRGISLDDQDDPTEADSGDKDLYEYFMLLKSIKRMVEGGLAPLEGQDPSVATRLREQEDQEKADLEGFFYYHVSNLHRILTQLTRRAEVVTTKYNEIMGQINQN is encoded by the coding sequence ATGGAAGAGTACTTCTCGGCCGTGAGCAGGATGGAGCATGCAGTGATGTTCCCCAGCCTCCTCCGAGGGATTTCCTTGGACGACCAAGACGACCCCACCGAGGCTGATTCTGGTGATAAAGACCTGTATGAATATTTCATGCTGTTGAAATCCATCAAGAGGATGGTAGAAGGCGGTTTGGCACCTCTCGAGGGGCAAGATCCCAGCGTCGCCACCCGGCTGAGAGAACAGGAGGACCAAGAGAAGGCCGATCTTGAAGGATTCTTCTATTACCACGTCTCCAACTTGCACCGCATCCTCACCCAGCTGACCAGGAGAGCCGAAGTGGTGACTACAAAATACAACGAGATAATGGGTCAGATTAACCAGAACTGA